A stretch of Christensenellaceae bacterium DNA encodes these proteins:
- the gcvT gene encoding aminomethyltransferase, translating into MDKKTALYEKHVAAGGKMVSFAGYLLPVQYKAGILREHKSVREKAGLFDVSHMGEFMIKGKDAESSLNHLLTNEFSNMSVGQARYSPMCYPDGGTVDDLLVYKMADEEYMIVVNAANKDKDFAWMEKNLVGDVQLTDVSEQVAQLALQGPLSGEILSRIADKQSIPEKYYSFIKDARIGEIPCLISKTGYTGEDGYEIYMKNEYAEQAWDLLVEAGEEAGLALCGLGARDTLRLEAGMPLYGHELSADITPKEAGLGFAVKLGKKEFVGRDALDKPRLRKRIGLKLIDRGIVREGAKVFAGSAEVGTVTSGTMSPTLEAAIALALVPSGLDEDMLCVEVRGKKLKAEVIQLPFYKANK; encoded by the coding sequence ATGGACAAGAAAACGGCATTATACGAAAAGCATGTGGCGGCAGGAGGCAAAATGGTTTCTTTCGCGGGCTATCTCCTTCCCGTGCAGTACAAGGCGGGCATCCTCAGGGAACATAAGAGCGTACGGGAGAAAGCGGGACTTTTCGACGTATCCCATATGGGAGAGTTTATGATAAAAGGCAAAGACGCCGAAAGCAGCCTGAACCATTTGCTGACAAACGAATTTTCTAATATGAGCGTAGGGCAGGCGCGTTACAGCCCGATGTGTTATCCGGACGGCGGCACGGTAGACGATCTGCTCGTCTACAAGATGGCCGACGAGGAATACATGATCGTGGTGAACGCCGCCAACAAGGATAAGGATTTTGCCTGGATGGAAAAAAATCTTGTAGGAGACGTGCAGCTTACGGATGTTTCGGAGCAAGTTGCGCAGCTAGCGCTGCAGGGACCGCTTTCAGGGGAAATACTCAGCCGGATCGCGGATAAGCAGTCAATTCCAGAAAAGTATTATTCCTTTATAAAAGACGCGCGTATCGGCGAAATTCCCTGCCTGATTTCCAAAACGGGATACACCGGCGAGGATGGATACGAGATTTATATGAAAAATGAATATGCGGAGCAGGCGTGGGACCTGTTGGTAGAAGCGGGGGAAGAAGCAGGGCTGGCGCTTTGCGGATTGGGAGCGCGCGACACCCTCCGCCTTGAGGCGGGCATGCCGCTTTACGGGCATGAGCTTTCTGCGGATATTACGCCTAAGGAAGCGGGCCTTGGTTTTGCGGTGAAGCTCGGCAAGAAAGAATTTGTCGGCAGGGATGCGCTCGATAAGCCGCGCCTGCGCAAAAGGATTGGCCTGAAGCTGATAGACAGGGGGATTGTACGCGAGGGCGCAAAGGTTTTCGCGGGCAGCGCGGAAGTGGGCACTGTTACGTCGGGAACGATGTCTCCTACGCTGGAGGCGGCCATTGCCCTGGCGCTTGTTCCCTCGGGTCTTGACGAGGACATGCTGTGCGTGGAAGTGCGCGGGAAAAAACTCAAAGCGGAAGTAATACAGCTTCCGTTTTATAAAGCAAACAAATAA
- the gcvPB gene encoding putative glycine dehydrogenase (decarboxylating) subunit 2, giving the protein MKLIFEKSADGRRAVSLPANELIKTYRPENEMLRRDTAKLPQMAEVDVVRHYTALSRRAQGVDNVFYPLGSCTMKYNPKVNEAMASLPGFTAVHPLQPENSVQGCLEVLYRMQELLNEISGMDATTMQSAAGAQGEWTGLQLIRAYHLAHGGEKRRRMIVPDSAHGTNPASAAMCGFDVVSVPSTPDGYVDVRALRDIADDTVAGLMLTNPNTLGKFEKDICQISEIIHEAGGLLYYDGANLNAIMGVTRPGDMGFDVVHWNLHKTLSTPHGGGGPGSGPVGCKELLREYLPVPVVEKRNGSYYLNSDKPDTIGRVKMFYGNFLVIVKAFCYILSLGGEGLRQASMNAVLNANYMLRALEEYSDVKYDTPCMHEFVLSLKQFKKETGISALDVAKAMIDKGIHPPTMYFPLIVDEALMFEPTETESVQTLDGAIAAVKDILDRSRSDPQSVHRSPVTTPIGRPDEVRAARNPHLRYLFEAPEDEN; this is encoded by the coding sequence ATGAAACTCATTTTTGAAAAGAGCGCAGATGGCCGGCGCGCGGTCTCCCTGCCCGCAAACGAACTGATAAAAACATATCGGCCTGAAAATGAGATGCTCAGGCGGGATACGGCGAAATTGCCGCAAATGGCGGAAGTGGACGTCGTGCGGCACTATACCGCGCTTTCGCGCAGAGCGCAGGGCGTGGACAACGTATTTTATCCGTTGGGGTCGTGCACGATGAAATACAATCCTAAGGTAAACGAAGCGATGGCGTCGCTTCCAGGCTTTACGGCTGTGCATCCGCTGCAGCCGGAAAACAGCGTGCAGGGATGTCTTGAGGTGCTGTACCGCATGCAGGAGCTGCTGAACGAAATATCGGGTATGGATGCGACGACCATGCAGAGCGCTGCGGGCGCGCAGGGGGAATGGACGGGGCTGCAACTAATACGCGCCTACCATCTTGCGCATGGCGGGGAAAAGCGGCGCAGGATGATCGTGCCGGATTCCGCGCACGGGACTAACCCGGCGAGCGCGGCCATGTGCGGGTTTGATGTTGTGAGCGTGCCATCCACGCCGGACGGATATGTGGACGTACGGGCGCTGCGCGATATTGCAGACGACACAGTGGCGGGCCTGATGCTTACCAACCCAAATACGCTGGGAAAATTTGAAAAAGATATTTGCCAGATCAGCGAGATTATACATGAAGCAGGCGGGTTGCTTTATTACGACGGCGCGAACCTTAATGCCATTATGGGCGTGACGAGGCCGGGAGACATGGGATTTGACGTTGTGCACTGGAACCTGCATAAAACGCTTTCTACGCCGCATGGCGGCGGCGGACCGGGCAGCGGACCCGTCGGATGCAAGGAATTGCTGCGGGAATACCTGCCTGTGCCGGTAGTGGAAAAACGGAACGGAAGCTATTACCTGAACAGCGATAAACCGGATACGATCGGGCGGGTAAAAATGTTTTACGGAAACTTTCTGGTGATTGTCAAGGCGTTTTGCTATATTCTGTCGCTGGGCGGCGAAGGGCTCAGGCAGGCTTCGATGAACGCTGTTTTGAATGCAAATTACATGCTGCGGGCCTTGGAAGAATATTCCGATGTAAAATATGACACGCCGTGTATGCACGAGTTTGTGTTATCTTTAAAGCAATTTAAAAAAGAAACGGGGATTTCTGCGCTCGATGTCGCCAAGGCAATGATCGACAAGGGGATCCATCCGCCGACCATGTATTTTCCGCTTATTGTAGACGAGGCGCTTATGTTTGAGCCTACGGAAACGGAAAGCGTACAGACGCTGGACGGGGCGATCGCGGCGGTAAAAGATATTTTGGATCGTAGCAGAAGCGATCCGCAAAGCGTGCACCGCTCGCCGGTGACTACGCCTATCGGCCGTCCGGATGAGGTCAGGGCCGCAAGGAATCCGCATCTGCGCTATCTGTTCGAAGCGCCGGAGGATGAAAACTAA
- a CDS encoding radical SAM protein has protein sequence MRYEGRIFRPPSEAHSLIVQATVGCSHNQCTFCSMYKEKQFHMRDLQAVLADLKEMAELYPRVKRIFLADGDALILPIKRLEAILELIREKFTECERVGIYGSPRSILRKTPQELALLHELGLGIVYLGLESGSDEILKKINKGETADEIITAGLKIKQAGIPLSVTAISGIGGKELWREHAVKTGEAFTRMKPDYIGLLTLMLEDDVPLEQDYKAGRFAPLGPEEVALETLVMLEHMDCEGSVFRSNHASNYISLRGTLNADRERMTEQLRSALKGNVEYKKETMRAL, from the coding sequence ATGCGGTATGAGGGGCGGATATTTCGGCCGCCTAGCGAGGCGCACAGCCTGATTGTGCAGGCGACGGTCGGATGTTCCCACAATCAATGTACTTTTTGCAGCATGTATAAGGAAAAGCAGTTCCATATGCGCGATTTGCAGGCTGTTCTGGCGGACCTTAAGGAGATGGCAGAGCTGTATCCCCGCGTAAAGCGTATTTTTCTTGCGGACGGGGACGCGCTGATTCTCCCTATAAAGCGATTGGAAGCCATACTGGAGTTGATCAGGGAAAAGTTTACGGAATGCGAGCGCGTCGGTATTTACGGATCGCCGCGTTCCATCCTGCGCAAAACGCCGCAGGAACTTGCGCTGCTACATGAACTTGGGTTGGGGATCGTTTATCTGGGACTGGAATCCGGCAGCGACGAGATACTTAAAAAAATCAATAAAGGGGAAACCGCGGACGAAATTATTACCGCAGGCCTCAAAATAAAGCAAGCTGGCATTCCTTTATCCGTGACCGCAATCAGCGGGATCGGCGGAAAAGAATTATGGCGCGAGCATGCCGTGAAAACGGGAGAAGCCTTTACGCGTATGAAGCCGGATTATATCGGATTGCTGACGCTCATGCTCGAAGATGACGTGCCGCTCGAGCAGGATTACAAGGCAGGGAGGTTTGCGCCTTTGGGACCGGAAGAGGTCGCGCTGGAAACGCTCGTAATGCTTGAGCATATGGATTGCGAGGGCAGCGTATTCCGCAGCAATCACGCGTCCAATTATATCTCCCTGCGCGGAACGCTGAATGCGGACCGCGAGAGGATGACGGAGCAGCTAAGGTCTGCCCTTAAGGGCAATGTGGAATATAAAAAAGAAACGATGCGCGCCTTGTGA
- a CDS encoding glycine dehydrogenase gives MEYIPNTPQEASAMARRIGADSLEDLYADVPQNVRCARPLAVGEGMSELALVRELKRIAAKNRVYDTIFMGAGAYAHFIPAAVDNLSARNEFVTAYTPYQAEMSQGILQSIFEFQTMICELTGMDVSNASVYDGASAAGEACLMVRDRKRSRMLVSAAAHPQVIQTMRTYAVPAGMEFEIVPEKDGATDMDVLKTMLDETVAGVFLSSPNYYGIIEDAAAVSGLAHEAGAKCILGVNPFAAVLLHSAAELGADIAVGEGQPLGIPLSFGGPYLGFMACSKALMRKLPGRIVGETVDDAGRRAFVLTLQAREQHIRREKAGSNICSNQAWCALRSAIYMSLMGSCGMREVAEQCYANTHYLRDELKKAGFEPVYGKEFFHEFVTKSPIEPRRLQEVLDRKNILGGLDIGGGNILWCATELTGKNEIDELIGAIKGAYEK, from the coding sequence ATGGAATATATTCCAAACACGCCACAGGAGGCTTCCGCTATGGCCAGGCGTATCGGCGCAGACAGTCTTGAGGATCTTTACGCGGATGTTCCCCAAAACGTGCGCTGTGCGCGTCCGCTTGCTGTGGGCGAGGGAATGAGCGAGCTTGCGCTGGTGCGCGAGCTGAAAAGAATTGCGGCGAAAAACAGGGTTTACGATACCATCTTTATGGGCGCGGGCGCGTACGCGCACTTTATTCCGGCGGCAGTGGATAACCTCAGCGCGCGTAATGAATTTGTGACGGCATATACTCCATATCAGGCGGAAATGAGCCAGGGAATTCTCCAAAGCATTTTTGAATTTCAGACCATGATCTGTGAACTGACAGGGATGGATGTGTCCAATGCGTCCGTTTACGACGGAGCGTCCGCCGCGGGCGAAGCATGCCTGATGGTAAGGGATCGCAAGAGGAGCAGGATGCTGGTATCCGCCGCCGCACATCCGCAGGTGATACAAACGATGAGGACGTATGCCGTGCCTGCGGGTATGGAATTTGAAATAGTTCCGGAAAAGGACGGCGCAACGGACATGGATGTCCTGAAAACTATGCTTGACGAAACGGTAGCGGGAGTGTTTTTATCGTCGCCGAATTATTATGGAATCATAGAAGACGCGGCCGCGGTATCCGGACTGGCGCACGAAGCGGGCGCAAAATGTATCCTTGGCGTGAACCCATTTGCGGCTGTTTTGCTGCACAGCGCGGCGGAGCTGGGAGCGGATATTGCCGTAGGGGAAGGACAGCCTTTGGGGATACCGTTGTCGTTCGGCGGGCCGTACCTTGGATTTATGGCCTGCAGCAAGGCGCTTATGCGCAAGCTGCCCGGACGGATCGTAGGCGAAACGGTAGACGACGCAGGCAGGCGCGCGTTTGTATTGACGCTGCAGGCGCGTGAGCAGCATATCCGCAGGGAAAAAGCAGGCAGCAATATCTGTTCCAATCAGGCCTGGTGCGCGCTTCGGAGCGCGATCTATATGAGCCTGATGGGAAGCTGCGGCATGCGCGAGGTAGCGGAGCAATGCTATGCCAATACGCATTATTTACGGGACGAATTGAAAAAAGCCGGATTCGAGCCGGTATACGGGAAAGAATTTTTCCATGAGTTTGTAACCAAAAGTCCGATAGAGCCGCGCAGGCTGCAGGAAGTTCTCGATCGAAAGAATATATTGGGCGGCCTCGATATTGGCGGCGGGAATATCCTTTGGTGCGCGACCGAGCTTACGGGCAAGAACGAGATCGATGAGTTGATCGGGGCAATAAAGGGGGCGTATGAGAAATGA
- the pnbA_1 gene encoding para-nitrobenzyl esterase, with amino-acid sequence MHDTVVTTASGQVEGCGGNGVCVWKGIPYAAPPVGNLRFSRTQKIKPWNGVREAKRFSRSCPQPSRKNMVMDEDCLTLNIWSPCADAKKRPVLFFIHGGSFAGGAGSEEAYNGTYLAGYGDAVVVTFNYRIGILGFLDFSFLGEDCDPNCGLFDVIEALRWVHDNIDAFGGDPDNITVFGQSAGGTTTATLATLPAAQGLFHKCIVMSGGPTLLQGKEEGRRTAGHFLDFMQVNTAGELRAVPAEELAAKQQAFCASCGLGAGTFRISVDGGLVPDYPIPAAASGAGHGIPMLIGTTREEMSFLLIPSLANIIDVGGIMEAGVSQEDEACRECIPRAYSERYGKRRGKTMMFTDMVFRMGSVWFAQTRSIRNDVWMYRFDYETAAMKVSGLHTFHSSDVPFVFGNFCAGMGKLIFLLTPSLKKARGIAREMQDDFLTFARTGKLAWEKCTQNSAPAKCYHKECRVQPMVESDILAQYEKTHFKKTSFLSANAQL; translated from the coding sequence ATGCACGATACGGTGGTTACAACGGCATCCGGACAAGTGGAAGGATGCGGCGGGAATGGCGTATGCGTATGGAAGGGAATCCCCTATGCCGCGCCCCCTGTCGGGAACCTGCGCTTTTCTCGGACGCAAAAGATAAAACCGTGGAACGGCGTGCGTGAGGCAAAGCGTTTCAGCCGTTCCTGTCCGCAGCCCAGCCGCAAGAATATGGTTATGGACGAGGATTGCCTGACTCTGAATATATGGTCGCCGTGCGCGGACGCAAAAAAGCGGCCGGTATTGTTTTTTATTCATGGAGGTTCGTTCGCGGGAGGAGCGGGCAGTGAGGAGGCGTACAACGGAACCTATCTTGCGGGATACGGCGACGCAGTGGTGGTTACGTTTAACTATCGGATCGGAATTCTCGGATTTTTAGATTTTTCTTTCTTAGGGGAGGACTGTGACCCAAACTGCGGACTGTTCGACGTTATAGAAGCACTGCGGTGGGTGCATGACAATATCGATGCCTTTGGCGGCGATCCGGACAACATCACGGTATTTGGGCAGTCGGCGGGAGGAACGACGACCGCTACGCTGGCGACATTGCCTGCGGCGCAGGGACTTTTCCATAAATGTATCGTTATGAGCGGCGGACCGACACTGCTGCAGGGAAAAGAGGAAGGACGGAGGACTGCCGGACATTTTCTCGATTTTATGCAGGTCAATACGGCAGGGGAATTGCGCGCGGTACCGGCGGAGGAACTGGCCGCAAAACAACAGGCGTTTTGTGCATCATGCGGCCTGGGCGCGGGAACTTTTCGTATTTCAGTGGATGGCGGGCTGGTGCCCGATTACCCGATTCCGGCTGCGGCGTCAGGCGCGGGACATGGTATCCCTATGTTGATCGGTACGACCAGAGAGGAAATGTCTTTTTTGCTGATACCCTCTCTTGCGAATATCATAGACGTGGGAGGTATCATGGAAGCGGGGGTCAGCCAAGAGGATGAGGCGTGCAGGGAATGTATCCCGCGCGCCTACAGCGAACGCTATGGGAAACGGCGCGGCAAGACCATGATGTTCACGGATATGGTGTTTCGCATGGGCAGCGTATGGTTTGCGCAGACGCGCAGTATACGAAACGACGTGTGGATGTACCGCTTTGATTACGAGACGGCGGCCATGAAAGTAAGCGGCCTGCATACCTTTCATTCCAGCGACGTACCGTTTGTATTCGGCAATTTTTGCGCGGGTATGGGAAAGCTGATTTTCCTGCTTACGCCATCGCTGAAAAAAGCGCGGGGGATAGCGCGGGAAATGCAGGACGATTTTCTTACGTTCGCGCGGACGGGAAAGCTTGCGTGGGAAAAATGTACGCAGAATTCTGCGCCTGCAAAATGTTATCACAAGGAATGCCGCGTGCAGCCGATGGTGGAGAGCGATATTCTGGCGCAATACGAAAAAACGCACTTCAAAAAGACAAGTTTCTTAAGCGCGAACGCTCAGCTCTAA
- the gcvH gene encoding glycine cleavage system H protein, with the protein MNIPKNLKYTKTHEWVEFLDGGKARIGITDYAQDTLGNLVYAELPQAGDMVDVGDNLAVVESVKASSDVYAPVSGTVEEINEALVDSPEMINDDCYGAWFVQIADASEEGAELLSPEEYEAAVKEEE; encoded by the coding sequence ATGAATATTCCCAAAAATTTAAAGTATACGAAAACACACGAATGGGTAGAGTTTTTGGACGGCGGCAAGGCGCGGATTGGCATCACGGATTATGCGCAGGATACGCTCGGCAACCTGGTATATGCGGAACTGCCGCAGGCGGGCGACATGGTGGATGTTGGCGATAATCTTGCGGTCGTCGAGTCGGTAAAGGCGTCGTCCGACGTATATGCGCCGGTTTCAGGAACGGTCGAAGAGATCAACGAGGCGCTGGTAGACAGTCCGGAGATGATCAACGACGATTGTTATGGCGCGTGGTTTGTGCAGATCGCTGACGCGAGCGAGGAAGGGGCGGAGCTGCTCTCGCCGGAAGAATATGAAGCAGCGGTTAAAGAGGAGGAATAG